The Pontibacter sp. SGAir0037 DNA segment AATACAGGCTATGCCCGCTTCCTGGCCACAGGCAGCACGGGCAGCGGCCAGTAAATCGTGCTCAATGTAAATAGAGGCTTCCGGGAAAAGACGGCTAAGCGCATCGGCTACACGCTTATTCCGATCCGGGGTACTGCAACCTGCGCCATAGTAATGAATTTCAGAAGGCGCTTTGTTTAAGAGGTTAGGAAGCAAGCTTTCGTGCAAAACCTGGTAAATCTCTTCTGATTCCTGGTACATCGGGTTAAAGCCCAATGTCGTAATTTGCTCCAGCTCACGATCGATATCAATAACGCGCCAATCTGTTTTAGTAGCACCACTATCTGCAAGTAAAATCATAACTAGTTAACGTTGGTTTATCAGAATATAATCCTTCTGTTCCGGCTTCTGAAAATATAGTACGCAAGCCTACTTTCTGTATACAGAATTCTTTACGAAGCCAACTGCCTCAAATTTATCAAAAACAAAGGTAGTATGTGGTGCATCTTTCATTTCTTCTGTTAAATCTTGTCCGGCCCAGTGCTCATAGTGTTTCCCATCGCGCCACAACCTGGATTTTTTTACATCATATATTACCCCCTCAAAAGCTACCCAAACCTCATCCCGGTCCTGTCCGTTTCGCAAAGCTAGCTGTTGTAGCGTATATTCCGGTAAGTTGGCCATGGTAATGTGCTAATTTTTAAATGTGTTAATGTGCTGCTTAGGACTATATAAAGTATAGAGGGCTTAGACTTACAATTTGATAATTAGCTAATAGATATAGATGATCACAAATCTCTGCATGCTGTACCTGCAAAACTTATGCATTATTTTAATTCATAAATAGGCAGCTCAAAAATTTATCCTCCTATTAGCACCTTCATTTTAAAAAATTAGCACATTAAATAATTTACCCCATCCTTGCCTGCATTTGTATCCAGCGGTTCGGGATCTCGCCTTTGGTTGCCATCAGGTAGTCGTTGTAGCTGCAGGGGACAATGCGGGACCCTTTTTCCTCGGAAAGCGCGACTACCTCCATCCACCATTTCTCACTTTTCTTGCTCTTATAAAAAAGCATTTTGTCAGATTCATTGTCGAAGGCAACAGCGTATTTGGTAAAGTTCTTATTGGTAAAGCTTGTCTCGTTTTTGCGATGATAGTACCCCTCTATAAAGTACCAGATCATAGTGGCAATTGTAGTTGCTGTTAAGCTCCTGGTGTCGTGCGCAGGGGTATAGCCGTAGATGCCGAAAGAAGTAAGGCTGTCGTTTAAGCCGGCATACCAGCAAAGCTGACAAGCTTCTTCGCCTGTAAGGCCGAAGGGATTGGCTTCGTCCTGGCCCGGCGCATCCTGGTACCGGATGGCAGAAATGTCAAACGAAAGCAAATCTGCCACACGCACCACAGGCTCCATTTCCTGAATATTATGGTGTACCTGCCCCACCCGATAAGCTTCGAAGTGCAGTTTTTCCAAAGTGGCGAGCACTTCGGGTTCTACTAAATATGTTTGATAGCCTATCTGCCCCAGGTTAAAAAGGTAGTTCGGTTCATGCATCAGGATCTGGCGAAGCTGCTTCTTGTTAGGAGTTGCACCTAAATCCTCTGTCATGTCTACACTGCTGTCTATCGTTACCATATTCACGGCGCGTTCCAGGTGCTCATAGCCAAGGTATTGCCCGTATTCGAGGTCGTGTGTGGCACCAATAATCAGAGGTATGGTATGGTGAGAAATGAGCACTTCCACAATTTCTTTCAGGCGTAAATAGGTATCCTCTAATGTAATACCTGGCCGGAGGTTGCCAAGATCTACCACCTGGCATTGGCCAGTACCTTTGGTTAGGTTGTAAAGCTTTTTGCGCACCTCCCGAGCGGGAGGCGGTGTATTGTCCTGTGCCTCCTGGTCGCCCCGCCCACGGTTATCCTGAACGCCAAGCAAGGCAATATCGGCTGAGCGCCAGTCCGGGAACTTACTGATAAACCTGTTGATATAGGTGCCTAAAGTACGGACTTTGTTTACACCGGGGAATGCATCTTCGTTTAGTGGCTCAAAAAATATAGATAAGTTCATGTAGCTTGGCTGAGAAAATCAAATATAATAAAAATATAAATTAAGAGGCCGTAGTATATTATAAACTCAGTTACAGTACTCCAATATCCTAAAATGTAAAGAAGCTAAATATTTCTATGTGATGAAGTGACAGATTGAGAAAAAATACTTAAAATGCAGTATATTTAGTCAAAAGTGAGTAAGTACTAACACTGTTTGTTTAACAGCAGAGCATAATAAAACACATAACTATCAGGTATCATGAACATTAGCCGTATACACGATCTCCTGCCGCATCAGCTTCAAAAGTATCCACAACCAGACTGCCTGGCTGCTAAAGTTAATGGAGATTGGGTAAAATACAGTACACAGGATGTACAAGATACAGCAAACAGCCTCAGCCTTGGGTTACTAAAACTTGGGTTAGGCAAGAACGATAAAGTTGCCATTATTTCCATGAACCGCCCGGAATGGGTGATGACGGATTTTGGCATACAGCAGATTGGCGGGATTAGTGTGCCCATGTATCCTACCATAACAGTAGAAGATTACCGCTACATTTTTAATGATGCCGAAGTAAAGGTGGTGTTTGTGGCAGACCAGGAGCTTTATAATAAAGTAGTGGCTGCCACCATGGGTATGGAGAGTGTAAAAGAAATTTATACCTTCGATAAAGTTCAGGGAGCCAAGCACTGGTCAGAAGTGATAGAATTAGGTAAAAACGATGATCCGGCTAAGCTGGAGCCTCTTAAGGCAGCTGTTACACCAGATGATATTCTAACGCTGATTTATACTTCCGGTACCACAGGCAGCCCTAAGGGAGTCATGCTGACGCATGGCAACCTGCTAAGTAACGTAACCGGTACGGTGCCCTATGTTCCGGTAGATAACCGGCACCGGGCGCTGAGCTTCCTGCCGCTGTCGCACATATTTGAGCGTATGCTGTTGTATCTGTACATGCGCATTGGTGTTTCTATTTATTATGCAGAAAGTATAGAGAAAGTAGCTGAGAACCTGAAGGAGGTGCAGCCACATGTATTTACCACTGTACCACGCCTGCTCGAAAAAGTATACGATAAGATTGTGGCAAAGGGGCTGGAGCTTACGGGGATCAAACGCAGGCTTTTCTTCTGGGCGCTTGAACTGGGGCTGAAGTACGACACCCGCGAAGATCAGGGATGGTGGTATAATAAGCAGCTAAGTTTGGCTAACAAGTTAATATTTAGCAAATGGCGTGAAGCACTGGGCGGTAATGTAATTGCTATTGTGTCTGGTGGCGCTGCTTTGCAACCCCGCCTGGCGCGCGTGTTCTGGTCGGCCAACATTCGGGTAATGGAAGGCTACGGGCTAACAGAAACATCGCCTGTAATTGCTGTTAACCGTTGGGAGCCCGAAAACAACATGATCGGCACAGTAGGTATGGCCATAGATGGCGTTGAAGTTAAAATTGCAGACGACGGTGAGGTGCTGTCGCGTGGGCCTCATATTATGAAAGGCTATTATAAAAAGCCTGAGCAAACAGCCGAAGCAATCGATGCCGACGGCTGGTTCCATACAGGTGATATCGGGGAATTGATAGAAGGAAAGTTTCTGAAGATTACCGACCGCAAAAAAGAGATGTTTAAGACATCCGGCGGTAAATACATTGCTCCGCAGCTAATCGAAAATAAACTGAAAGAGTCGGTTGTGATTGAGCAGGTAATGGTGGTGGGAGAAGGGCAGAAGTATGCCTCGGCCCTGGTGGTGCCCTCGTTTCTGGGGCTGCAGGACTACTGCCAGTTTAAAGGAATACCATATACAACCGATGCAGAAATGATTGCCAAGCCTGAAATTATAGATAAGTTTCAGCGGGAAATCGAGAAAGCCAATGAGAACCTGGCGCAGTATGAAACAATTAAAAAGTTCAGGCTGCTGCCAAAGATGTGGACCATTGAAAGCGGTGAGCTAACGCCAAAGCTGAGCGTGAAGCGGCGGGTAATAGCAACAAAATTTAAAGACCTGATAGACAGTATGTACAGTTAAAACGTACCAAAACTAAACAAAAAGCCCTTTCTACCCGGAAAGGGCTTTTTGTTTGCAACAATTCAGGCACTTATACCTAAACAAGTATAACTTGAATTTAAGTTAACAGGAAGTGGTGGATGGACTGATGAGGTAGAACAAATTTTTTAAAAAATAGTATGCAAGCATAACAATTATTTTTTATATTTGGTATAACCATAAGTTACTACATGAAGCCGGAAGAAACAGTAGACTATAATGTAAAGGTATGTTGGCATGCCATCTCGCGGATGTATAACAACGAGGCGGCGAAAAGCGACATTACCACCTCTATAGGGTTTGTTCTCCTGAATATAGATCAGGAAGCAGGTACACCTGCAACTAAAATTGCCCCCTTGCTTGGCCTGGAAGCACGTAGCCTTACCCGAATTCTGAAAAGTATGGAGGAAAAAGAACTGATTTACAAAGTATCAGATCCTCGCGATAAACGCCTGGTGCGTATTTTCCTGACAGAAAAAGGCCTGCAGAAAAAGGAGTTCTCTCGACAAACAGTAAAACGCTTTAACTATAAAATAAGAGAAGCAATTCCGGAGCATGAGTTGGCCGCCTTCTTTAAAGTGAGTAGCCAGATCATTAACATGATCGAAAACAAAGAAATTTTCTAAACTATAGCATAGATAACTAATTAATACTCTATGAAAAGAACCATAAAAAAAGTAGCAGTGCTTGGCTCTGGTGTGATGGGCTCTCGCATTGCCTGCCACTTTGCCAATATAGGGGTGCAGGTGTTGCTGCTGGATATTGTTCCAAGAGAGCTTAGCCCGGAGGAGCAGGCGAAAGGTTTGTCGCTTGAAATGAAGCATGTGCGTAATCGCATCGTAAACAATGCCTTGCAGGCTGTTGTAAATTCTAATCCCTCTCCGCTGTACCGTAAATCTGATGCACACCTGATTAAAACGGGCAACTTCGATGACAATATGAAAGATATTGCTTCGGTAGATTGGATTATTGAGGTAGTAGTAGAAAATCTTAAAATAAAGAAAACAGTCTTTGACCAGGTGGAGCAACATCGCAAGCCTGGTACCCTCATCTCATCCAACACCTCAGGTATACCCATTCACCTGATGCTGGAAGGGCGTAGTGAGGATTTCAGGAAACATTTCTGTGGCACACACTTCTTTAACCCGCCGCGTTACCTGAAGCTCCTGGAAATTATACCTACACCAGAAACGGATAGAGCAGTGGTAGACTTTCTGATGCACTACGGCGATCTGTATCTGGGTAAAACTACCGTGCTGGCAAAAGATACGCCTGCTTTTATCGCCAACCGTGTGGGAATCTATGGCATTATGCAAACACTGGCAGCCATGGAAAAAACAGGCCTAACGATAGACGAGGTAGACAGAATTACCGGCCCTATTGTCGGGAGACCTAAATCGGCTACTTTCCGAACATTGGATGTGGTTGGCCTGGATACAACTATTAATGTTGCAAACGGGCTTTACCAGGCAGGGGAAAACGATGAGTCGCGTGAGCTGTTTAAAATACCGGCCTATGTACAGCAAATGGCTGACAACAAATGGTTGGGCGACAAAACAGGACAGGGCTTCTACAAAAAGACCAAAGATGCCAAAGGCAAAACCGAAATCCTGACGCTGGACCTGAAAACAATGGAGTATGGGCCGAAGCAAAAGGTAAGGTTCCAGAGCCTGGAGATGCTAAAGCCTATCGAGGATCTGAAGAAGCGTGTCAAAGCTTTTTCTGCGCAAACCGATAAAGCAGCACAGTTCTTTAATGAAACGCTGTTCGGCCTGTTCCAATACGTTTCGAACCGTATTCCTGAAATCTCAGACGAATTATATCGCATAGATGATGCTTTGCGGGCAGGTTTTGGCTGGGAGCTTGGTCCGTTCGAGTATTGGGATGTGATTGGTGCCCGGGAAGGCGTGCAGCGCATGCTGGAAAATGGCTACCAGCCGGCAGCCTGGGTAGAGGAGATGCTGAACAACGGCAAAGAGTCTTTCTACATTGTTGAAAACGGACAGCGCCGCTACTACGATATCCAGAGCAAAGAATACAAGGCCATACCAGGTGCAGAGAGCTTTATTATCCTGAACAACCTGAGAAGCAACAAAGTAGTGTGGAAGAATGCCGGGGCCAGCCTGATAGACTTAGGCGACGGTATTTTGAATGTGGAATTCCATACCAAAATGAATACCATCGGAGGTGATGTTATACAGGGGCTGAATAAAGGTATAGAGATAGCCGAAAAGGACTTTAGAGGGATGGTAGTGGGTAGCGATGCCGCTAACTTTTCGGCAGGTGCAAATGTTGGCTTGATCTATATGTACGCTATAGAGCAGGAGTATGACGAGCTGAACATGATCATCCGGCAGTTCCAGAATACCATGATGCGCATGCGCTATTCGGCTATACCGGTAGTTGGCGCCCCGCACGGGTTAACACTGGGTGGTGGCTGCGAGCTGAACCTGCACTGCGATCATATACAGGCTGCGGCCGAAACTTACATGGGCTTGGTAGAATTTGGTGTTGGCCTGATACCAGGAGGTGGCGGTACAAAAGAAATGACTGTACGTGCTTCAGAACTGTATGAAGACGGTGATATAGAGTATAACACGCTTAAAAATATTTACCTGAACATTGGCATGGCCAAAGTATCTACTTCGGCTGCAGAAGCAGTTGATCTGGGGTATATGCGAAAAAGCGACGGTATCACCATCAACAATAACCGCTTAATTGCCGATGCCAAAGCTCAGGCAATCTTATTGGCAGAGGCCGGATATACAAAGCCTGTGCATAAAACCAACATTAAAGTGCAGGGCCGTGGCGCATTAGGCATGTTCTTAACGGGTGCGAATGCCATGCTAACCGGACGCTATATGTCGGAGCACGACCTCAAGATTTCGCACAAGCTGGCTTATGTGATGTGCGGAGGCGATTTGTCTGCCCCAACCGAAGTAAGCGAGCAGTATCTGTTAGACCTGGAGCGCGAAGCTTTCTTATCCCTGACTGGCGAACGCAAAACGCTTGAGCGTATCCAAAGCATCCTGACAACAGGGAAGCCGCTGAGAAATTAATAATCAAAGGGCTAAGTAGTAGCCCCGTTCTTTGTCATTCTGAAAGAATCTTAGTTGCAGGGAGGTTAAGCTTTAGCTATGAAAAGTCACAACTATTTTATCTATATAACCACTAATCCAGGTAAAACGGTGTTATATGTTGGTGTGACAAATGATTTAAGGACAAGGCTGGAGCAGCATAAGGCTAATAGAGGTAAACCTGAAACATTTGCTGGCCGCTACTACTGCTACAACCTCTTGTATTACGAACGCTATACTTATGTGCAGCATGCAATTGAAAGGGAAAAGGAGCTGAAGCTGCTTAACCGGGGAGCCAAGGTGGAGCTCATAAAAAAGGAAAATCCTTACCTACGGTTTCTGAAGATAGACGACTAAACAACTGCTTAACCTCCCAGCAACTAAGATCCTTGCAGGACGACAATGAAAGAGAAATTATAGTTGATAACTAATAATAAAGAGCATCAAAAATGAATAATGCATATATCGTAGCTGGATTTCGTAGCGCTGTGGGGAAAGCAGGGCGTGGCGGGTTCCGCTTCACAAGGCCCGATGACCTGGCAGCCGATGTCATCAAACATTTAGTCGCTTCTGTGCCTGCCCTGGATCCGGAGCGAATAGACGACCTGATTGTGGGAAATGCAGTGCCTGAAGCAGAGCAGGGCTTGCAAATCGGCCGCATGATTGCCTTGCTATCGTTGCCCATGTCTGTTTCCGGCATGACGGTAAACCGCTACTGCGGATCCGGGCTGGAAACCATTGCTATGGCTTGTAACCGAATTCAGGCAGGTATGGCCGATTGTATCATAGCTGGTGGTACAGAATCTATGTCGCTGGTGCCTACAGCAGGCTGGAAAACAGTTCCGAACTATAAGATCGCTAAAAATAACCCGGACTGGTACCTGAGCATGGGGTTAACCGCAGAGGCCGTGGCGAAAGATTATAATGTTTCACGTGAAGATCAGGACGAGTTTGCTTTTAAATCACATCAGAAAGCAATCAACGCCATTAAGAGTGGTTTCTTCAAAGAGCAGATTGTGCCGATAACGGTAGAAGAAACCTATATAGATGAGAATGGCAAAAAGAAGACCCGTTCTTATGTAGTGGATACGGATGAAGGCCCTCGCGCTGATACCTCGCTGGAGGCACTGGCGAGGCTGAAGCCTGTGTTTGCAAATGGCGGTACGGTAACTGCTGGCAATTCTTCCCAAACGTCTGATGGAGCTGCCTTTGTAATTGTGATGAGCGAACGCATGGTAAAAGAGCTGAACCTGGAGCCGATTGCCCGTCTGGCAGGTTATGCCACAGGCGGTGTTGATCCGCGCATCATGGGGATGGGGCCAATCGCAGCAGTACCGAAAGTGTTGAAGCAGGTAGGCATGAAGCTAAACGACATAGACCTGATAGAAATGAATGAAGCCTTTGCCGCACAGTCTATTGCCGTAATGCGCCACCTCGACTTCGATCCGGACAAGCTGAACATCAGTGGAGGTGCCATTGCCTTAGGTCACCCACTGGGTTGCTCAGGTGCTAAACTAAGCGTGCAGCAGTTCAGTGAGCTTCGCCGTTTAGGCAAGAAGTTCGGTATAGTAACTGCCTGTGTTGGCGGTGGCCAGGGCGTGGCAGGCGTGTATGAGCTTTTAAAATAGACGCTTTAATAGACACAGGATACAAGACGCAAGACACAGGATTTTAAAATGCACAATTTTAAAGAACTGATTATCTGGAAAGAGGCGATGGAGTTAGCTAAGGCTGTTTATAAAGCAACTTCCACTTTCCCTGCAAATGAAAAGTTTGGTCTTACGTCTCAGGTTAATAGGTCCGTCGTGTCTATACCTTCA contains these protein-coding regions:
- a CDS encoding long-chain fatty acid--CoA ligase, which gives rise to MNISRIHDLLPHQLQKYPQPDCLAAKVNGDWVKYSTQDVQDTANSLSLGLLKLGLGKNDKVAIISMNRPEWVMTDFGIQQIGGISVPMYPTITVEDYRYIFNDAEVKVVFVADQELYNKVVAATMGMESVKEIYTFDKVQGAKHWSEVIELGKNDDPAKLEPLKAAVTPDDILTLIYTSGTTGSPKGVMLTHGNLLSNVTGTVPYVPVDNRHRALSFLPLSHIFERMLLYLYMRIGVSIYYAESIEKVAENLKEVQPHVFTTVPRLLEKVYDKIVAKGLELTGIKRRLFFWALELGLKYDTREDQGWWYNKQLSLANKLIFSKWREALGGNVIAIVSGGAALQPRLARVFWSANIRVMEGYGLTETSPVIAVNRWEPENNMIGTVGMAIDGVEVKIADDGEVLSRGPHIMKGYYKKPEQTAEAIDADGWFHTGDIGELIEGKFLKITDRKKEMFKTSGGKYIAPQLIENKLKESVVIEQVMVVGEGQKYASALVVPSFLGLQDYCQFKGIPYTTDAEMIAKPEIIDKFQREIEKANENLAQYETIKKFRLLPKMWTIESGELTPKLSVKRRVIATKFKDLIDSMYS
- a CDS encoding cytochrome b5 domain-containing protein; translated protein: MANLPEYTLQQLALRNGQDRDEVWVAFEGVIYDVKKSRLWRDGKHYEHWAGQDLTEEMKDAPHTTFVFDKFEAVGFVKNSVYRK
- a CDS encoding MarR family winged helix-turn-helix transcriptional regulator, whose product is MKPEETVDYNVKVCWHAISRMYNNEAAKSDITTSIGFVLLNIDQEAGTPATKIAPLLGLEARSLTRILKSMEEKELIYKVSDPRDKRLVRIFLTEKGLQKKEFSRQTVKRFNYKIREAIPEHELAAFFKVSSQIINMIENKEIF
- a CDS encoding 3-hydroxyacyl-CoA dehydrogenase/enoyl-CoA hydratase family protein, translating into MKRTIKKVAVLGSGVMGSRIACHFANIGVQVLLLDIVPRELSPEEQAKGLSLEMKHVRNRIVNNALQAVVNSNPSPLYRKSDAHLIKTGNFDDNMKDIASVDWIIEVVVENLKIKKTVFDQVEQHRKPGTLISSNTSGIPIHLMLEGRSEDFRKHFCGTHFFNPPRYLKLLEIIPTPETDRAVVDFLMHYGDLYLGKTTVLAKDTPAFIANRVGIYGIMQTLAAMEKTGLTIDEVDRITGPIVGRPKSATFRTLDVVGLDTTINVANGLYQAGENDESRELFKIPAYVQQMADNKWLGDKTGQGFYKKTKDAKGKTEILTLDLKTMEYGPKQKVRFQSLEMLKPIEDLKKRVKAFSAQTDKAAQFFNETLFGLFQYVSNRIPEISDELYRIDDALRAGFGWELGPFEYWDVIGAREGVQRMLENGYQPAAWVEEMLNNGKESFYIVENGQRRYYDIQSKEYKAIPGAESFIILNNLRSNKVVWKNAGASLIDLGDGILNVEFHTKMNTIGGDVIQGLNKGIEIAEKDFRGMVVGSDAANFSAGANVGLIYMYAIEQEYDELNMIIRQFQNTMMRMRYSAIPVVGAPHGLTLGGGCELNLHCDHIQAAAETYMGLVEFGVGLIPGGGGTKEMTVRASELYEDGDIEYNTLKNIYLNIGMAKVSTSAAEAVDLGYMRKSDGITINNNRLIADAKAQAILLAEAGYTKPVHKTNIKVQGRGALGMFLTGANAMLTGRYMSEHDLKISHKLAYVMCGGDLSAPTEVSEQYLLDLEREAFLSLTGERKTLERIQSILTTGKPLRN
- a CDS encoding GIY-YIG nuclease family protein; the protein is MKSHNYFIYITTNPGKTVLYVGVTNDLRTRLEQHKANRGKPETFAGRYYCYNLLYYERYTYVQHAIEREKELKLLNRGAKVELIKKENPYLRFLKIDD
- a CDS encoding formimidoylglutamase, encoding MNLSIFFEPLNEDAFPGVNKVRTLGTYINRFISKFPDWRSADIALLGVQDNRGRGDQEAQDNTPPPAREVRKKLYNLTKGTGQCQVVDLGNLRPGITLEDTYLRLKEIVEVLISHHTIPLIIGATHDLEYGQYLGYEHLERAVNMVTIDSSVDMTEDLGATPNKKQLRQILMHEPNYLFNLGQIGYQTYLVEPEVLATLEKLHFEAYRVGQVHHNIQEMEPVVRVADLLSFDISAIRYQDAPGQDEANPFGLTGEEACQLCWYAGLNDSLTSFGIYGYTPAHDTRSLTATTIATMIWYFIEGYYHRKNETSFTNKNFTKYAVAFDNESDKMLFYKSKKSEKWWMEVVALSEEKGSRIVPCSYNDYLMATKGEIPNRWIQMQARMG
- a CDS encoding acetyl-CoA C-acyltransferase, with protein sequence MNNAYIVAGFRSAVGKAGRGGFRFTRPDDLAADVIKHLVASVPALDPERIDDLIVGNAVPEAEQGLQIGRMIALLSLPMSVSGMTVNRYCGSGLETIAMACNRIQAGMADCIIAGGTESMSLVPTAGWKTVPNYKIAKNNPDWYLSMGLTAEAVAKDYNVSREDQDEFAFKSHQKAINAIKSGFFKEQIVPITVEETYIDENGKKKTRSYVVDTDEGPRADTSLEALARLKPVFANGGTVTAGNSSQTSDGAAFVIVMSERMVKELNLEPIARLAGYATGGVDPRIMGMGPIAAVPKVLKQVGMKLNDIDLIEMNEAFAAQSIAVMRHLDFDPDKLNISGGAIALGHPLGCSGAKLSVQQFSELRRLGKKFGIVTACVGGGQGVAGVYELLK